A stretch of DNA from Streptomyces venezuelae:
GAACGTGGCCGCCCGCTGAGCCTGCTGCCGATGCCGGACGGTCTGCCCACGAACACCGGCATCTGCGGCATGTGGGTCTCCATGGGAGCCCGCGACCTCGTGTACTACACCCCGGTGACGAGCCGGACCCATCAGACACACATCATCCTGCACGAGCTGGCCCACATACTCCTCGACCACCGGGAACCCAGTGTTCCGCAGCCCGAGATGCTGGCCCAGCTGTTCCCCGACCTGGATCCGGCGATGGCCACCCGGCTCCTGGGCCGCGGCCGGACCAAGGCCGGCACCCGCCAGGAACAGGAGGCGGAGCTGCTGGCCTCGGTCATGTGGCAGCACTTCAACGTCGCTCCGGTCGCGGTTCCGACGGCCACGACCGACACCGCCGACGTCCTCGGACGAGTGCTGGGTTCGTTCACCGGGCGTGGCGGGCGGGGGCGGCGCCGATGAGATTGTTCGACATCCTGCTCGTGCCGCCGCTGTGGCTGTACGTGCTGGGCAGGGCAAGGTCGTTACGCGTGGTGCCCCGACGCGCCCGGATCCTGTGGATCATGTGGCTCATCTGGGCCGTGACCGTCACGATGGGGGTGCCGGCCGTCCGAAGGATCCTGGACTCCGCGGTCGGACTGCAGAGCTTCACCAATCTGCCGGTGCACATGCTGTCCCTGTGCGCCATGGCCGCCTTCTTCGAGTTCGTCCGTGAGTCCACCGGCGGAAGGCACCCCTCCGGGGCGTGGCCCCGCTGGACGCTCCTGGGGATCGCCGAGGTGGGCCTGGCCGCCACCTTCCTCAACGCGCCGCTCCCGGACGGCGAGACCGACCTCGTCACGCAGACGCATGTGCCGATGCTCCAGGCGTACTGGACGTTCTTCCTCTCCTACATCGTGTTCGGTGTGGTCAGCGCCCTCCGCCTGTGCTGGAGGTACGGCCGTCTGGCCTCTCCCGGCCCCTCCCGCACCTCGATGACCCTGCTGGGAATCGGCAGTTGCCTCGGCCTGCTCTACGTCCTGCATCGCCTGGCGTACCTGGTGGCGGCCATCGCCGGGTGGCACAACACCGCCGGGGTCACCGCCACCACGCAGGTCCTGCTGGGCTGCACCCTGGCGGCGTTGATGGCGGGCATGTCCTGGCCGACGCTCGCGGATCGCCTCCGCAGGCGCCGGCTGCGCCGGGACGCGCGGGCGCTGCGGCCCCTGTGGGAACGGCTCACCGAGGTGACGCCCGAGGTCGTACTGCCGCTTCCCACCGGCCTGGACCGGGACGACGAGTTC
This window harbors:
- a CDS encoding MAB_1171c family putative transporter; this encodes MRLFDILLVPPLWLYVLGRARSLRVVPRRARILWIMWLIWAVTVTMGVPAVRRILDSAVGLQSFTNLPVHMLSLCAMAAFFEFVRESTGGRHPSGAWPRWTLLGIAEVGLAATFLNAPLPDGETDLVTQTHVPMLQAYWTFFLSYIVFGVVSALRLCWRYGRLASPGPSRTSMTLLGIGSCLGLLYVLHRLAYLVAAIAGWHNTAGVTATTQVLLGCTLAALMAGMSWPTLADRLRRRRLRRDARALRPLWERLTEVTPEVVLPLPTGLDRDDEFVRYRLLIEMRDAALALSAHIRPEHEARVRSELAAATPPPADLDASTEAALLLFAVATERAGVNAVAPPRTCRRPLLSEGADLESETAWLRRVTTAMTTRPVQSAAHTLASTRLEPT